GGCTGGTCTTCCGTCTGCTGCGCGAGATCGTGCGCATGCGCGCGGCGGCAGGCGTGGCAGAAACGTGGATCGACGCCACGTCGATCACACGGCGCGAACGGCGGGCGTGGATCCGGCTCGCCGAGCTGCTCGACTGCGAGATCGAAGCTGTCTACATGGATGTGCCGCTGGACGAGTGCCGCCGCCGGAACCGGCTGCGGAAGCGCGTCGTCCCGGAAGAGGCCATGGACCGCATGGCGGCGCGGCTCGAGCCGCCGCGGGTGGAAGAGGGGCTGAGCCGCGTGCTCGTGATCAGAGAACCGCAGGCGAGCCCCGGCGGCCCAGGCTAGGCGGACGCCCCGCTGCGGCGCAGCGACAGGCTCCAGAGGATTGCGGGAATCAGGCCCATGAGACCCGAGTACACGGCCAGCGTGCGTACGGGAAATCCCAGATCAACCAGCTCGCCCGCGGCGAAGCTGACGGCGCTCATGGTGAGGAAGAGACCGGCGAAATCGGCCGAAAAGACGCGCCCGCGGAACTCGTCATCGGTCATCTTGTGCAACAGCGTGGTGGAGAAAACCCAGGCCATCGACGACCCGGCATGCCCGATGGCAACGTACACGCAGGCAAGCCAGAGCGTGGGCGCGAAGCCCAGCGCGGCGTAGGCGGCGGCGGTGATCAGGAAAGCGAACGTGATGCCGGAGCGCATCTTCCGCTCGTCGTTCTTCGCCCAGTAACCCGAGGCGAACGAGCCGACAAACGCACCAACGCCACGGGCGCTGAACAGCAGGCTCATACTGAGCGCGCCGCTGCCCTCGATGGGAAAGATGCGCTCGCCGAACACGGGCAGCAGCACCCAGTGGGCGCCGGTGAGGCCCATGCCGGCTTTCACGAGCAGCGTGGACAGCCGCGCGGCGTGGCCGCGCACGTACTGGATGCCGTCCCAGATGGGCTTGAAGTCGAACAGGTCACGCAGGCGGAAGGGCGGCAGGTTGCCGGCGTGCGTCTCGCGCACGCGCATCGCCGCCAGCAGCAGCGCAGAGATGCCGAACGAGACGGCGTTGATGACGAACACCGACGTGCGGCCGAACTTCCAAAGCACCAGTCCGCCGATGCCGCTGCCCAGGGCGAGGTTGATCGCCCATGTAGAAGAAGACAGCGCATTGGCCACCAGCAGCTTGTCCTTCGACGTGACAATGTTGGGGATCAGCGCCGTCCGTCCGGGCTCGAACAGCGCCCACATCACGGTCTCCAGAAACAGCAGGATCCAGACGAGCCACACCATCTCCGCCGAAGTCACCAGCATCATGCCCAGCACGATGAACAGCCGCGCGATGTCGGCGGCAATCATGATGGCGCGGCGGTTCAGGCGGTCGTTGAGCACGCCCGCCGTGGGCGCCACCAGCACCTGAGGGAGCAGCTGCAGCACGACGGCGATGCCCACGCTTTCCGCTTTGCCCGTCAGCTGCAGCAGCAGCGAGTAGACGGCGACGGCGTAGAGCCAGTCGCCCAGCTCGCTGACGACCTGCGCGGACCACAGCAGGCGGAAGTCGCGGTTCTCGCCCAGCAGGCGCACATACGATGCGAACGAAAACGAGGGCGCGCCCGCGGCTTCCATGCGCGGCTAGTCCGTGTAGATGCCCATGCGCTCTTTCACGAGGCGCACCGTCGAATTGGCGACGGGCGAGACGCGCGCGGCGGACTCGTGCAGAATGCGCTTGAGGTATCCGGGCTCTTCCATGATTTCGCGGTAACGCCGCTGAATCGGCTCGAGTCCCGCCGCCACCGCCTCGGCCACCGTCTTTTTCAGATCGCCGTACCGCATGCCCGCGAAGTGCGCGCGCATCTGATCGTCCGTCCAGCCGGTGAACGCCTGATGGATGGTGAGCAGGTTGGCGACTCCGGGACCGAGGTTGTCGAAGTCCACGCCGGGCATCGAGTCCGTCGTGGCGCGCATGATCTTCTTCCGGATCAGCTCCGGCGGGTCGAGCAGTCCGACGGCATGATACGCGTTCGACTCGGACTTGCTCATCTTCTTCGTCGGATCGTCGAGCCCCATGATGCGCGCGCCCACCGAGGGCAGCTTCGTCTCCGGCATGACGAACGTCTCGCCGTACAGCGAATTGAAGCGCTGCGCGATGTCGCGCGTGAGCTCGAGGTGCTGCGTCTGATCCTCGCCCACGGGCACGACGTTGGCCTGATAGAGCAGAATGTCGGCGGCCATCAGCACCGGATATTGCAGCAGGCCGTCGCCGACGGACTCCTGCTTGGCGGCCTTGTCCTTGAACTGCGTCATCCGCTCCAGCCACCCAAGGGGCGTGACGCAGGTGAGCAGCCAGCACAACTCGGCGTGCGCGGGCACGGTGGACTGGATCACGATCGAGCTGATCTCCGGATCGATACCGGCGGCGAGGAACAGCGCCGCGGTCTGTTCGATCTTCGAGCGCAGCTCCGCCGGGTCCTGATACACCGTGATGGCGTGCAGGTCGACAATGCAGAAGACGCACTCGTAATCATGCTGGAGGCGCACCCAGTTCTTGAGCGCCCCCAGGTAGTTGCCGATGTGGAGATTTCCGGTCGGCTGAATGCCGGACAGAACTCTGGGTTTCATGCTGAAGTGAAAATGAAGGGCTCCTATTATCGTAAAGGACGCGCATGGACGAAGTAAAAATCGAGAAGTGGGTCTACGGCGGCGCGGGACTGGCGCGCACGGCGGAGGGCGTGACGCTGGTTCCGTTCGTGATGCCCGGCGAGAGGGTGAAGCTGGAGGGCGCGCGGCGGCGCGCGGGGGTGATGGAAGCGCGGGCGGCAGAAATCGTGGAAAAGAGCCCGGACCGGATCGAGCCCGCCTGCGCCGTATTCGGCCGCTGCGGAGGGTGCCACTATCAGATGGCCCCGTACGGCTTCCAGATCGATGCCAAGCTCGCCATCCTGCGCGAGGTGCTCGAGCGCGTGGGCAGGCTGAAAGCGCCGGAAGGGATCCGCGTGGTGCAGGGCGAGCCGTGGGGCTACCGCAACCGCAGCCAGTTTCACTTCGGGCATCACACGCTGGGCTACAGGATGGCGGGGTCGGAGAAAGTCGTGGACGTCGCGGAGTGCCCGATCTCGGCGCCCGCCGTGAACGCGGCGCTCAAGGCGCTGCGGGCGGCGCGCCGCGACCGCCGGTTCCCGCGCTTCCTGAAGCAGGTGGAGCTGTTCACCAACGGCGAACGCACGATGGTGAACGTGCTGGACACGGAGCAGGGCCGCGGCGTGTCGAAAGGGTTCTTCGCGTGGCTCGCGGAGCGGATTCCGGGCGCAGCCGACGGCGAGATTTTGTATGAGGCGTGCGGGGAGAGGTTCCGCGTCAGCCACCGGTCGTTCTTCCAGGTGAACCGGTTTCTGATCGGACCGCTGGTGGAGTGCGCGCTGGAGGGAGCGGAGGGAGAGGAGGCGCTGGACCTGTACGCGGGCGT
This DNA window, taken from Bryobacteraceae bacterium, encodes the following:
- the rumA gene encoding 23S rRNA (uracil(1939)-C(5))-methyltransferase RlmD gives rise to the protein MDEVKIEKWVYGGAGLARTAEGVTLVPFVMPGERVKLEGARRRAGVMEARAAEIVEKSPDRIEPACAVFGRCGGCHYQMAPYGFQIDAKLAILREVLERVGRLKAPEGIRVVQGEPWGYRNRSQFHFGHHTLGYRMAGSEKVVDVAECPISAPAVNAALKALRAARRDRRFPRFLKQVELFTNGERTMVNVLDTEQGRGVSKGFFAWLAERIPGAADGEILYEACGERFRVSHRSFFQVNRFLIGPLVECALEGAEGEEALDLYAGVGLFTVPLARRIARVTGVESDGSAARDLEFNLAAAGVTAEARRLQAEQYLEDLTKRPDFVLADPPRAGLGKRVVKELIRLRPPRMNIVSCDPATLARDLAALCAAGYEMEGLVLIDLFPQTYHMETVARLRLS
- the trpS gene encoding tryptophan--tRNA ligase — its product is MKPRVLSGIQPTGNLHIGNYLGALKNWVRLQHDYECVFCIVDLHAITVYQDPAELRSKIEQTAALFLAAGIDPEISSIVIQSTVPAHAELCWLLTCVTPLGWLERMTQFKDKAAKQESVGDGLLQYPVLMAADILLYQANVVPVGEDQTQHLELTRDIAQRFNSLYGETFVMPETKLPSVGARIMGLDDPTKKMSKSESNAYHAVGLLDPPELIRKKIMRATTDSMPGVDFDNLGPGVANLLTIHQAFTGWTDDQMRAHFAGMRYGDLKKTVAEAVAAGLEPIQRRYREIMEEPGYLKRILHESAARVSPVANSTVRLVKERMGIYTD
- a CDS encoding MFS transporter, with the protein product MEAAGAPSFSFASYVRLLGENRDFRLLWSAQVVSELGDWLYAVAVYSLLLQLTGKAESVGIAVVLQLLPQVLVAPTAGVLNDRLNRRAIMIAADIARLFIVLGMMLVTSAEMVWLVWILLFLETVMWALFEPGRTALIPNIVTSKDKLLVANALSSSTWAINLALGSGIGGLVLWKFGRTSVFVINAVSFGISALLLAAMRVRETHAGNLPPFRLRDLFDFKPIWDGIQYVRGHAARLSTLLVKAGMGLTGAHWVLLPVFGERIFPIEGSGALSMSLLFSARGVGAFVGSFASGYWAKNDERKMRSGITFAFLITAAAYAALGFAPTLWLACVYVAIGHAGSSMAWVFSTTLLHKMTDDEFRGRVFSADFAGLFLTMSAVSFAAGELVDLGFPVRTLAVYSGLMGLIPAILWSLSLRRSGASA